The following are from one region of the Halorussus rarus genome:
- a CDS encoding bacterio-opsin activator domain-containing protein: MTSERQRVEREAPDRTAGTPGTKTIQILYVDEDDPPTALSGGDDVSVATVSTAAAARDYLAVEGDVDCVVSEYALAESDGLALLEAVRHDHPNLPFVLYTESGSEAVASEAVGMGATDYLRKADGGDQLRERVSRAVAAASVETGSGVSGDRLRELTNAFPDVAFVLDENGQYLEVLSGPGTADLRTVDQERLVGKRLHDAFPDEQADRFLDLVRTTLETGGVETIEYDAETSAGTRWFEGRTAPLGDTIDGRDAVVWVARDVTDRRESERRLAESRDALTRLSRINGLIHHIVQSLVGSATRGEIERTVCEELANSEFYEFAWIGGPWVKDQKMHPETIVGVDRADVERLVEATQSQAADENALARVVRENESAVVSDISRSDAISDREREIMTELGMSSAVLVPLTYGNTNYGVLGISGACTGAYADRELTALETLGEIVAFAINAVKNRKLLLSNTAVELEFAVESPKSGFCRLSAELDARFSLEGVVPIREDKLLEYVAVEGAPASTVLDGLADLDVVEGSRIVTDDGEECLLELDLAWSGVDQLVKAGTVVKSAVAEDGAVRYVAEASSDVNVRDVVDSFRTTYPDAELVSKQEVDRPVDTAQEFRQTLREDLTEKQRTALQAAYFGGYYEYPRESTGEEVADSLDISSPTLHQHLRAAQRKLVGTFLDW, translated from the coding sequence GTGACCTCCGAACGCCAGCGCGTCGAACGGGAGGCGCCCGACCGGACCGCAGGCACCCCCGGGACGAAGACGATCCAGATCCTCTACGTCGACGAGGACGACCCGCCGACCGCGCTCTCGGGCGGCGACGACGTATCGGTCGCGACAGTCTCGACGGCGGCGGCCGCCCGCGACTACCTCGCAGTCGAGGGCGACGTCGACTGCGTCGTCAGCGAGTACGCCCTGGCCGAGAGCGACGGTCTGGCCCTTCTCGAGGCCGTCCGCCACGACCATCCGAACCTGCCGTTCGTGCTGTACACGGAGTCAGGCAGCGAGGCGGTCGCCAGCGAGGCCGTCGGGATGGGCGCGACCGACTACCTCCGGAAGGCCGACGGCGGCGACCAACTCCGCGAGCGCGTGAGTCGGGCCGTGGCCGCGGCCAGCGTCGAGACCGGCTCGGGCGTCTCGGGCGACCGGCTCCGCGAACTGACCAACGCATTTCCGGACGTGGCCTTCGTCCTCGACGAGAACGGTCAGTACCTGGAGGTGCTGTCCGGACCGGGCACCGCCGACCTCCGAACCGTCGACCAGGAGCGGCTGGTCGGCAAGCGCCTCCACGACGCCTTCCCGGACGAGCAGGCCGACCGGTTCCTCGACCTCGTCCGGACCACCCTCGAGACCGGCGGGGTCGAGACGATAGAGTACGACGCCGAGACCTCGGCCGGCACGCGATGGTTCGAGGGCCGGACCGCGCCGCTGGGCGACACCATCGACGGGCGGGACGCGGTGGTCTGGGTGGCCCGCGACGTGACCGACCGCCGGGAGAGCGAGCGCCGACTCGCCGAGAGCCGGGACGCGCTGACCCGTCTGAGCCGCATCAACGGGCTGATCCACCACATCGTCCAGTCGCTCGTCGGTTCGGCGACCCGCGGGGAGATCGAGCGAACCGTCTGCGAGGAGCTGGCCAACTCGGAGTTCTACGAGTTCGCCTGGATCGGCGGCCCGTGGGTCAAGGACCAGAAGATGCATCCCGAGACCATCGTCGGCGTCGACCGGGCGGACGTCGAGCGGCTCGTCGAGGCGACCCAGTCGCAGGCCGCGGACGAGAACGCGCTCGCCCGGGTCGTCCGCGAGAACGAGTCGGCCGTGGTCTCGGACATCTCCCGGTCCGACGCCATCTCCGACCGCGAGCGCGAGATCATGACCGAACTGGGAATGTCCTCGGCGGTCCTCGTGCCGCTGACGTACGGCAACACCAACTACGGCGTGCTGGGCATCAGCGGGGCGTGCACCGGCGCGTACGCCGACCGGGAGCTGACCGCGCTCGAGACGCTGGGCGAGATCGTCGCCTTCGCCATCAACGCGGTCAAGAACCGGAAGCTGCTGCTCTCGAACACCGCGGTCGAACTGGAGTTCGCGGTCGAGAGCCCGAAGTCGGGGTTCTGCCGGCTCTCGGCCGAGCTCGACGCCCGGTTCTCGCTCGAGGGCGTCGTCCCGATCCGGGAGGACAAGCTGCTGGAGTACGTCGCGGTCGAGGGCGCGCCGGCGTCGACCGTGCTCGACGGGCTGGCGGACCTCGACGTCGTCGAGGGGAGTCGGATCGTGACCGACGACGGAGAGGAGTGCCTGCTGGAGCTCGACCTCGCGTGGTCCGGCGTCGACCAACTCGTGAAGGCCGGCACCGTGGTCAAGTCTGCGGTGGCCGAGGACGGCGCCGTCAGGTACGTCGCGGAGGCGTCCTCGGACGTGAACGTTCGGGACGTCGTCGACAGCTTCCGGACGACGTACCCCGACGCCGAACTCGTGAGCAAGCAGGAGGTCGACCGACCGGTCGACACCGCCCAGGAGTTCCGCCAGACGCTCCGCGAGGACCTGACCGAAAAACAGCGCACCGCGCTCCAGGCCGCGTACTTCGGGGGCTACTACGAGTACCCCCGCGAGAGCACGGGCGAGGAGGTGGCCGACTCGCTCGACATCTCCTCGCCCACGCTCCACCAGCACCTCCGGGCCGCACAGCGCAAACTCGTGGGGACGTTCCTCGACTGGTGA
- a CDS encoding DUF7344 domain-containing protein produces MNNDSIRSGNASDHALQNGRAVTTPSFDTLFDLLAERRRRYALYTLVGTDDGLADVEDLADEVAVWEARNGEETITDSLRQEIAVELRQTHLPRLAEDDIVEFDPRSDVVRYWRQPTLEEYLEHTHYKEFPSE; encoded by the coding sequence ATGAACAACGACTCGATACGGTCGGGAAACGCAAGCGACCACGCCCTCCAGAACGGTCGCGCAGTCACGACGCCCTCGTTCGACACGCTCTTCGACCTCCTCGCGGAGCGTCGCCGCCGGTACGCGCTCTACACCCTCGTCGGCACCGACGACGGCCTCGCCGACGTCGAGGACCTCGCCGACGAAGTCGCGGTGTGGGAGGCCCGGAACGGCGAGGAGACGATCACCGATTCACTCCGGCAGGAGATCGCGGTCGAACTCCGCCAGACCCACCTCCCGCGTCTGGCCGAGGACGACATCGTAGAGTTCGACCCGCGCAGCGACGTGGTCCGCTACTGGCGACAGCCCACCCTCGAAGAGTACCTCGAACACACCCACTACAAGGAGTTCCCGAGCGAGTGA